One window of the Bradyrhizobium septentrionale genome contains the following:
- a CDS encoding amino acid adenylation domain-containing protein, with the protein MIRKVGRETALAPSFAQQRLWFLAQLDQGSTQYHIRPAWRLKGGLDRSAWQRSLDRLFARHEALRSVFVTSEGKLRVELLPEEAGLPVVEHDLRGRLDADAALSQLCQQEARTPFDLARGPLIRGRLIRLSDEAHVLLLTQHHIVSDGWSLGVLVGELTQLYRAFAAGQDDPLPPLAIQYPDYAAWQRQWLSGERLQRQAQYWRSNLSGAPARLALPTDRPRPAQQSFAGATVPIIIDADLTRGLKRLSRQHGTTLFMTVLAGWAAVLSRLSGQDDLVIGVPSANRGHREIEELIGFFVNTLALRLDLSGEPSVSELLERTRRTALGAQEHQELPFEQVVEIVQPPRALDHTPLFQVMLAWENNAVGSLDLPGLSVEAAGEEIDQVKFDLELSLGEQGEEIAGTLAYATALFDQTTIERQRDYLLALLRAMAADAQQEVGRIELLSAAERTYLLEELNRTAAPYPADKCIQELFEAQVRKAPEAVALVYQDQRVSYGALNAHANQLAHHLIALGVKPDQPVAICVARSPLMVVGLLAILKAGGAYVPLDPAYPSARLRQVLEDAAPRLLLTDAAGRAALGDVGLDASVLELDAAAPAWASLPESDPDTRALGLTSRHLAYVIYTSGSTGTPKGAQNEHRAIVNRLMWMQNAYGLNATDVVLQKTPFSFDVSAWEFFWTLLEGATLVLAPPGAHRDPDALVDLIISQRITTIHFVPSMLVSFMDAKSVDRCRSLRRVLCSGEALPAASVHRVRRVLPRTGLHNLYGPTEAAIDVTAWSCPAEFDEAVVPIGRPIANTRVYLLDDHGEPVPFGAVGELCIGGAGVARGYLNRPELTAERFIASPFVDGDRLYRTGDLARYLADGNLEFLGRNDEQVKIRGFRIEPGEIAARLLEHPAVGDAVVVAREDGRGEQRLVAYVVAPEAEESDLAGGLRAHLSARLPDYMVPSAFVRLAGLPLTVNGKVDRNALPAPGEEAYAHRAYAPPQGEIETALATIWAELLGVERIGRHDHFFELGGHSLLAVQLMELLRRRSLGIEVRTLFAQPVLADLAASLGHHQEVAVPANLITERSAAITPQMLPLIELAQDEIDRIIATVPGGVGNIQDIYGLSPLQDGILFHHLLAAKGDPYLLVSQMAFAERGLLERYLAAVQRVVDRHDILRTSFVWEGLSQPAQVVWRKAQLEVTEVELDGAHGAGAEQLRERFDPRRHRIELGRAPLLRFVIAREPGSARWLLLELQHHLIGDHTTLDVMHAEVRAELEGRQHELPAPQPFRNLVAQVHLRGDAEADEAFFRELLADIDEPTTPFGLSEVRGDGGGVREAHRLLPPALHARLREQARRLGVSLASLCHLAWGQVVARSSGREQVVFGTVLFGRLQGNAGADRAMGLFINTLPLRLDLDGTAVEASVRTTHARLAELLAHEHASLALAQRCSAIAAPAPLFSALLNYRHNTAAVATATDDSLVGVEWLGGEERTNYPLTLSVEDFGEALGLTAQVAEPISADRICGYMQRALEQLAEALERAPDTPVRELDILPADERTYLLEELNRTAAPYPADKCIQELFEAQVRKAPEAVALVYQDQRVSYGALNAHANQLAHHLIALGVKPDQPVAICVARSPLMVVGLLAILKAGGAYVPLDPAYPSARLRQVLEDAAPRLLLTDAAGRAALGDVGLDASVLELDAAAPAWASLPESDPDTRALGLTSRHLAYVIYTSGSTGTPKGVMVEHAQIVRLFEATQEWYGFTEQDVWCLFHSFSFDFSVWELWGALRYGGRLILVPSDTARSAPDFDDLICKSGVTVLNQTPSAFKALVDLERQRGARNRLRYVILGGEALEPSILKPWYARHSDRAPQLINMYGITETTVHVTYRSLDQSDTTDSGSQIGRRIPDLRIYLLDDHGEPVPFGAVGELCIGGAGVARGYLNRPELTAERFIASPFVDGDRLYRTGDLARYLADGNLEFLGRNDEQVKIRGFRIEPGEIAARLLEHPAVGDAVVVAREDGRGEQRLVAYVVAPEAEESDLAGGLRAHLSARLPDYMVPSAFVRLAGLPLTVNGKVDRNALPAPGEEAYAHRAYAPPQGEIETALATIWAELLGVERIGRHDHFFELGGHSLLAVQMSSRLSQAVGVELPLMTVFAKPILAALAREISITLLERAFERDELQKLLSLGA; encoded by the coding sequence TTGATACGAAAGGTCGGGCGCGAAACCGCGCTAGCACCATCGTTTGCGCAGCAGCGGCTGTGGTTTTTGGCGCAGCTGGATCAGGGCAGCACGCAGTATCACATTCGGCCGGCGTGGCGGCTGAAGGGTGGGCTCGACCGCAGCGCCTGGCAACGCAGCCTGGACCGTTTGTTTGCGCGGCATGAGGCGCTGCGCAGCGTCTTTGTCACCTCGGAGGGCAAGCTCCGGGTTGAGCTTCTGCCGGAGGAGGCGGGGCTGCCGGTCGTGGAGCACGATCTGCGGGGCAGGCTGGATGCGGACGCCGCGCTGTCGCAGCTGTGCCAGCAGGAGGCGCGCACGCCGTTTGATCTGGCGCGGGGCCCGCTGATCCGCGGCCGGCTGATCCGGCTGTCGGACGAGGCACACGTGTTGCTGCTGACCCAGCACCACATCGTCTCGGACGGCTGGTCGCTGGGCGTGTTGGTGGGCGAGCTCACTCAGCTGTACCGGGCATTCGCGGCTGGGCAGGACGATCCGCTGCCGCCGCTTGCGATCCAGTATCCGGACTATGCTGCCTGGCAACGGCAGTGGCTGTCGGGGGAACGGCTGCAGCGCCAGGCGCAGTATTGGCGCAGCAATCTGTCCGGCGCGCCGGCCCGTCTGGCGCTGCCGACGGACCGGCCGCGGCCGGCGCAACAGTCGTTTGCCGGGGCGACGGTCCCGATCATCATTGATGCGGATCTGACGCGGGGGCTGAAGCGGCTGAGCCGGCAGCATGGCACGACATTGTTCATGACCGTGCTGGCGGGGTGGGCTGCGGTGCTGTCGCGTCTGTCGGGACAGGACGATCTTGTGATCGGGGTGCCGAGTGCCAATCGGGGGCACCGCGAGATCGAAGAGCTGATCGGCTTCTTCGTCAACACCCTGGCGCTCCGGCTGGACCTGTCGGGCGAGCCGAGCGTGTCGGAGCTGTTGGAGCGGACGCGGCGCACGGCGTTGGGAGCGCAGGAGCACCAGGAGCTGCCGTTCGAGCAGGTGGTGGAGATCGTGCAGCCGCCGCGGGCTCTTGATCATACGCCGTTGTTCCAGGTGATGCTGGCCTGGGAGAACAATGCGGTTGGGTCATTGGACCTGCCGGGGCTGAGTGTGGAAGCTGCCGGGGAAGAGATTGATCAGGTCAAGTTCGATCTGGAGCTGAGCCTTGGCGAGCAGGGTGAGGAGATCGCCGGAACGCTGGCTTATGCCACCGCGCTGTTTGATCAGACGACGATCGAGCGGCAGCGGGATTATCTGCTGGCGCTGCTGCGGGCGATGGCTGCCGATGCGCAGCAAGAGGTCGGGCGGATTGAGCTGCTGTCGGCCGCCGAGCGCACCTATCTGCTGGAGGAGCTGAACCGGACGGCGGCACCGTATCCTGCGGACAAGTGCATCCAGGAGCTGTTCGAGGCGCAGGTGCGCAAGGCGCCGGAGGCGGTGGCGCTGGTCTATCAGGACCAGCGCGTAAGCTATGGCGCGCTCAATGCGCACGCCAACCAGCTGGCGCATCATCTGATCGCCCTCGGGGTGAAGCCGGATCAGCCGGTGGCAATCTGCGTTGCGCGCAGTCCGCTGATGGTGGTGGGGCTTTTGGCGATCCTGAAGGCCGGCGGGGCGTATGTGCCGCTGGACCCGGCCTATCCGTCGGCGCGGTTGCGCCAGGTGCTGGAGGATGCGGCGCCGCGGCTGCTGCTGACCGATGCGGCGGGCCGCGCCGCCTTGGGCGATGTGGGCCTCGATGCGAGCGTGCTGGAGCTCGATGCGGCGGCACCGGCCTGGGCCAGCCTGCCGGAATCGGATCCGGATACGCGCGCGCTCGGCCTCACCTCCCGCCATCTCGCCTACGTGATCTACACCTCGGGATCCACCGGTACGCCTAAAGGGGCCCAGAACGAGCATCGGGCTATCGTCAATCGCCTGATGTGGATGCAAAATGCCTATGGTCTCAACGCAACTGATGTCGTGTTGCAGAAGACGCCATTTAGCTTCGATGTCTCGGCCTGGGAGTTCTTCTGGACCTTGCTTGAAGGGGCAACCCTGGTGCTGGCGCCGCCCGGCGCGCACAGAGATCCCGACGCATTGGTCGACTTGATCATCAGCCAGCGCATCACGACGATTCACTTCGTGCCATCCATGCTGGTCAGTTTTATGGATGCGAAGAGTGTTGACCGCTGCAGGTCGCTGCGGCGTGTTTTATGCAGCGGCGAGGCGCTCCCTGCCGCCAGTGTGCATAGGGTTCGGCGCGTATTGCCCCGGACGGGCCTGCACAATCTCTACGGTCCGACGGAAGCTGCGATCGACGTGACAGCGTGGAGTTGTCCGGCTGAGTTTGATGAGGCCGTTGTCCCGATCGGCCGTCCGATCGCGAACACGCGTGTCTATCTGCTGGACGATCATGGGGAGCCGGTGCCGTTCGGGGCGGTGGGCGAGCTCTGCATTGGCGGTGCGGGGGTGGCGCGGGGCTACCTGAACCGCCCTGAGCTGACGGCGGAGCGGTTCATCGCCAGCCCCTTTGTGGACGGCGACCGGCTGTACCGGACCGGCGACCTGGCACGCTACCTGGCGGACGGCAATCTGGAGTTTTTGGGGCGCAACGACGAGCAGGTGAAGATCCGCGGCTTCCGGATCGAGCCGGGCGAGATCGCGGCGCGGCTCCTCGAGCATCCGGCGGTGGGTGATGCGGTGGTGGTGGCGCGCGAGGATGGCCGCGGCGAGCAGCGGCTCGTTGCGTATGTCGTCGCCCCCGAAGCTGAGGAATCTGATCTTGCCGGGGGTTTGCGCGCACACTTGAGTGCGCGGCTGCCGGACTACATGGTGCCGTCTGCGTTCGTGCGGCTGGCGGGGCTGCCGCTGACGGTGAACGGCAAGGTCGATCGGAACGCGCTGCCGGCCCCGGGCGAGGAGGCGTATGCGCATCGCGCCTACGCGCCGCCGCAGGGCGAGATCGAGACGGCGCTGGCAACAATCTGGGCCGAGCTTCTCGGTGTGGAGCGCATCGGGCGCCACGATCACTTCTTCGAACTGGGCGGCCACTCGCTGTTGGCAGTACAGTTGATGGAGCTTCTGCGGCGGCGGTCGCTGGGCATCGAAGTGCGCACCCTGTTCGCCCAGCCGGTGCTGGCGGATCTGGCCGCAAGCCTCGGCCACCATCAGGAGGTGGCGGTCCCGGCCAACCTGATCACCGAACGGAGTGCGGCGATCACGCCACAGATGCTGCCGCTGATCGAGCTGGCACAGGACGAGATCGACCGGATCATCGCCACGGTGCCCGGCGGGGTTGGCAACATCCAGGACATTTACGGCCTGTCGCCGCTGCAGGACGGCATCCTGTTCCATCATCTGCTGGCGGCAAAGGGCGATCCATACCTGCTGGTATCGCAGATGGCGTTTGCCGAGCGTGGGCTGCTCGAGCGCTATCTTGCCGCGGTCCAGCGGGTGGTGGATCGGCATGACATCCTGCGCACCTCGTTTGTCTGGGAGGGGCTGTCGCAGCCGGCCCAGGTGGTGTGGCGGAAGGCGCAACTGGAGGTGACCGAGGTCGAGCTGGATGGCGCTCATGGTGCTGGCGCCGAGCAGCTGAGGGAGCGGTTTGATCCGCGCCGGCACCGCATCGAGCTTGGCCGGGCGCCACTGCTGCGGTTTGTGATTGCGCGCGAGCCCGGCAGCGCGCGCTGGCTGCTGCTGGAGCTGCAGCATCATCTGATCGGGGATCACACCACGCTGGACGTGATGCATGCTGAGGTCCGGGCCGAGCTGGAGGGGCGCCAGCATGAGCTGCCGGCGCCGCAGCCGTTCCGCAATCTGGTGGCGCAGGTGCATCTACGCGGTGATGCCGAGGCGGACGAAGCGTTCTTCCGGGAGCTGCTGGCCGACATCGACGAGCCGACCACGCCGTTCGGCTTGAGCGAGGTGCGCGGCGACGGCGGCGGGGTTCGTGAGGCGCATCGGTTGTTGCCGCCGGCGCTCCATGCGCGGCTGCGGGAACAGGCGCGGCGGCTGGGCGTCAGTCTGGCAAGCCTGTGCCATCTGGCGTGGGGGCAGGTGGTGGCGCGCAGCAGCGGCCGCGAGCAGGTGGTGTTCGGCACGGTGCTGTTCGGCCGCCTGCAGGGCAACGCCGGCGCCGACCGCGCCATGGGGCTGTTCATCAACACCCTGCCGCTGCGGCTTGATCTTGATGGGACTGCGGTCGAGGCGAGCGTGCGAACCACGCATGCCCGGCTGGCCGAGCTGCTGGCACATGAGCATGCCTCGCTGGCGCTGGCGCAGCGCTGCAGTGCCATTGCGGCGCCGGCGCCGCTGTTCAGCGCGTTGTTGAACTACCGCCACAACACCGCGGCGGTCGCCACCGCAACCGATGACAGTCTGGTGGGCGTGGAATGGCTGGGCGGGGAGGAGCGCACCAATTATCCGCTGACCTTGTCAGTGGAGGATTTTGGCGAGGCGCTCGGGCTGACGGCGCAGGTGGCGGAGCCTATCTCGGCGGATCGGATCTGCGGCTACATGCAGCGGGCGCTCGAGCAGCTGGCAGAGGCGCTGGAGCGGGCGCCGGACACGCCGGTGCGGGAGCTGGACATCCTGCCAGCGGACGAGCGTACCTATCTGCTGGAGGAGCTGAACCGGACGGCGGCACCGTATCCTGCGGACAAGTGCATCCAGGAGCTGTTCGAGGCGCAGGTGCGCAAGGCGCCGGAGGCGGTGGCGCTGGTCTATCAGGACCAGCGCGTAAGCTATGGCGCGCTCAATGCGCACGCCAACCAGCTGGCGCATCATCTGATCGCCCTCGGGGTGAAGCCGGATCAGCCGGTGGCAATCTGCGTTGCGCGCAGTCCGCTGATGGTGGTGGGGCTTTTGGCGATCCTGAAGGCCGGCGGGGCGTATGTGCCGCTGGACCCGGCCTATCCGTCGGCGCGGTTGCGCCAGGTGCTGGAGGATGCGGCGCCGCGGCTGCTGCTGACCGATGCGGCGGGCCGCGCCGCCTTGGGCGATGTGGGCCTCGATGCGAGCGTGCTGGAGCTCGATGCGGCGGCACCGGCCTGGGCCAGCCTGCCGGAATCGGATCCGGATACGCGCGCGCTCGGCCTCACCTCCCGCCATCTCGCCTACGTGATCTACACCTCGGGATCCACCGGTACGCCCAAGGGCGTCATGGTCGAGCATGCTCAGATCGTTCGTTTGTTCGAGGCGACGCAGGAATGGTATGGGTTCACTGAACAGGACGTATGGTGCCTGTTCCATTCCTTCTCGTTCGACTTCTCGGTGTGGGAGTTGTGGGGCGCACTGCGTTATGGCGGTCGTTTGATTCTTGTGCCGAGCGACACCGCTCGCTCTGCTCCTGACTTCGATGATCTCATCTGCAAGTCCGGCGTTACAGTTCTGAATCAGACCCCTTCGGCTTTTAAAGCTCTTGTGGATCTGGAGCGTCAGCGCGGTGCTCGAAACCGCCTTCGCTACGTTATTTTGGGTGGAGAGGCTCTGGAGCCATCGATTCTGAAGCCGTGGTATGCAAGGCATTCAGATCGTGCACCACAATTGATCAACATGTACGGTATTACGGAAACGACCGTGCATGTCACCTATCGGTCTCTTGATCAGTCTGACACCACCGATTCGGGCAGTCAGATCGGAAGGCGCATTCCCGATCTTCGGATCTATCTGCTGGACGATCATGGGGAGCCGGTGCCGTTCGGGGCGGTGGGCGAGCTCTGCATTGGCGGTGCGGGGGTGGCGCGGGGCTACCTGAACCGCCCTGAGCTGACGGCGGAGCGGTTCATCGCCAGCCCCTTTGTGGACGGCGACCGGCTGTACCGGACCGGCGACCTGGCACGCTACCTGGCGGACGGCAATCTGGAGTTTTTGGGGCGCAACGACGAGCAGGTGAAGATCCGCGGCTTCCGGATCGAGCCGGGCGAGATCGCGGCGCGGCTCCTCGAGCATCCGGCGGTGGGTGATGCGGTGGTGGTGGCGCGCGAGGATGGCCGCGGCGAGCAGCGGCTCGTTGCGTATGTCGTCGCCCCCGAAGCTGAGGAATCTGATCTTGCCGGGGGTTTGCGCGCACACTTGAGTGCGCGGCTGCCGGACTACATGGTGCCGTCTGCGTTCGTGCGGCTGGCGGGGCTGCCGCTGACGGTGAACGGCAAGGTCGATCGGAACGCGCTGCCGGCCCCGGGCGAGGAGGCGTATGCGCATCGCGCCTACGCGCCGCCGCAGGGCGAGATCGAGACGGCGCTGGCAACAATCTGGGCCGAGCTTCTCGGTGTGGAGCGCATCGGGCGCCACGATCACTTCTTCGAACTGGGCGGCCACTCGCTGTTGGCAGTACAGATGTCGAGCCGGCTGTCACAAGCGGTTGGGGTCGAACTGCCGCTGATGACGGTGTTCGCAAAACCGATACTGGCTGCCCTCGCTCGCGAAATTTCTATTACTTTGCTCGAACGAGCATTTGAGCGTGACGAGCTTCAGAAGCTGCTCTCGCTGGGTGCGTAG
- a CDS encoding non-ribosomal peptide synthetase: MTDIVRVSLENLDVEGLSKLLVLAKERNQSSSRKATLIRKVGRETALAPSFAQQRLWFLAQLDQGSTQYHIRLAWRLKGGLDRSAWQRSLDRLFARHEALRSVFVTSEGKLRVELLPEEAGLPVVEHDLRGRLDADAALSQLCQQEARAPFDLARGPLIRGRLIRLSDEAHVLLLTQHHIVSDGWSLGVLVGELTQLYRAFAAGQDDPLPPLAIQYPDYAAWQRQWLSGERLQRQAQYWRSNLSGAPARLALPTDRPRPAQQSFAGATVPIIIDADLTRGLKRLSRQHGTTLFMTVLAGWAAVLSRLSGQDDLVIGVPSANRGHREIEELIGFFVNTLALRLDLSGEPSVSELLERTRRTALGAQEHQELPFEQVVEIVQPPRALDHTPLFQVMLAWENNAVGSLDLPGLSVEAAGEEIDQVKFDLELSLGEQGEEIAGTLAYATALFDQTTIERQRDYLLALLRAMAADAQQEVGRIELLSAAERTYLLEELNRTAAPYPAERCIHELFEAQVHKAPDAVAVVCDDERLSYGELNAKANCLAHHLIALGVKPGDRIATVLDRSAALVVAQLAILKAGGVYVPIDRALPVARQELLMADCAARLVLCADDLVEARIPVRAIEPLIAGTECSSDPGLALSAETAAYVMYTSGSTGLPKGVVVPHRAVNRLVINSGYVKIDAGDRVAWAGNPSFDASTFEVWAPLLNGGCIVAMHAATVRDTANVARALEQHRVTSLFLTTALFNQYTSSIAPTLAQLKHLLCGGERSDLASFLRLLKEKGPVRLIHCYGPTETTTFATFWTCPADFKGSVVPIGRPIANTRVYLLDGHGAPVPFGAVGELYIGGAGVARGYLNRPELTAERFIASPFVDGDRLYRTGDLARYLAGGNLEFLGRNDDQVKIRGYPHRAGRDRRAALRARLGARGGGGGAPERRR; this comes from the coding sequence ATGACAGATATTGTTAGGGTCAGTTTGGAAAATCTGGATGTAGAAGGCTTGAGCAAGCTTCTAGTCCTCGCCAAGGAGAGAAACCAGAGTAGCAGCCGAAAAGCTACGTTGATACGAAAGGTCGGGCGCGAAACCGCGCTAGCACCATCGTTTGCGCAGCAGCGGCTGTGGTTTTTGGCGCAGCTGGATCAGGGCAGCACGCAGTATCACATTCGGCTGGCGTGGCGGCTGAAGGGTGGGCTCGACCGCAGCGCCTGGCAACGCAGCCTGGACCGTTTGTTTGCGCGGCATGAGGCGCTGCGCAGCGTCTTTGTCACCTCGGAGGGCAAGCTCCGGGTTGAGCTTCTGCCGGAGGAGGCGGGGCTGCCGGTCGTGGAGCACGATCTGCGGGGCAGGCTGGATGCGGACGCCGCGCTGTCGCAGCTGTGCCAGCAGGAGGCGCGCGCGCCGTTTGATCTGGCGCGGGGCCCGCTGATCCGCGGCCGGCTGATCCGGCTGTCGGACGAGGCACACGTGTTGCTGCTGACCCAGCACCACATCGTCTCGGACGGCTGGTCGCTGGGCGTGTTGGTGGGCGAGCTCACTCAGCTGTACCGGGCATTCGCGGCTGGGCAGGACGATCCGCTGCCGCCGCTTGCGATCCAGTATCCGGACTATGCTGCCTGGCAACGGCAGTGGCTGTCGGGGGAACGGCTGCAGCGCCAGGCGCAGTATTGGCGCAGCAATCTGTCCGGCGCGCCGGCCCGTCTGGCGCTGCCGACGGACCGGCCGCGGCCGGCGCAACAGTCGTTTGCCGGGGCGACGGTCCCGATCATCATTGATGCGGATCTGACGCGGGGGCTGAAGCGGCTGAGCCGGCAGCATGGCACGACATTGTTCATGACCGTGCTGGCGGGGTGGGCTGCGGTGCTGTCGCGTCTGTCGGGACAGGACGATCTTGTGATCGGGGTGCCGAGTGCCAATCGGGGGCACCGCGAGATCGAAGAGCTGATCGGCTTCTTCGTCAACACCCTGGCGCTCCGGCTGGACCTGTCGGGCGAGCCGAGCGTGTCGGAGCTGTTGGAGCGGACGCGGCGCACGGCGTTGGGAGCGCAGGAGCACCAGGAGCTGCCGTTCGAGCAGGTGGTGGAGATCGTGCAGCCGCCGCGGGCTCTTGATCATACGCCGTTGTTCCAGGTGATGCTGGCCTGGGAGAACAATGCGGTTGGGTCATTGGACCTGCCGGGGCTGAGTGTGGAAGCTGCCGGGGAAGAGATTGATCAGGTCAAGTTCGATCTGGAGCTGAGCCTTGGCGAGCAGGGTGAGGAGATCGCCGGAACGCTGGCTTATGCCACCGCGCTGTTTGATCAGACGACGATCGAGCGGCAGCGGGATTATCTGCTGGCGCTGCTGCGGGCGATGGCTGCCGATGCGCAGCAAGAGGTCGGGCGGATTGAGCTGCTGTCGGCCGCCGAGCGCACCTATCTGCTGGAGGAGCTGAACCGGACGGCGGCACCGTACCCTGCGGAGCGGTGCATCCACGAACTGTTCGAGGCGCAGGTGCACAAGGCGCCGGATGCAGTGGCGGTGGTCTGCGATGATGAGCGGCTGAGCTATGGCGAGCTCAACGCGAAGGCCAACTGCCTGGCGCATCACCTGATCGCTCTCGGCGTCAAACCTGGGGATCGCATTGCCACCGTGCTGGACCGCTCGGCCGCTCTTGTGGTGGCACAGCTGGCGATTCTGAAGGCCGGCGGCGTGTATGTACCGATTGATCGCGCCCTTCCGGTGGCGCGACAAGAATTGTTGATGGCCGATTGTGCTGCACGCTTGGTGCTTTGCGCTGATGATCTGGTTGAGGCGAGGATACCTGTTCGTGCTATTGAGCCGCTCATAGCTGGCACGGAATGTAGTTCCGATCCTGGGCTGGCGTTGAGCGCTGAAACCGCCGCTTACGTCATGTACACCTCCGGCTCAACTGGCCTTCCCAAAGGAGTTGTTGTTCCTCATCGTGCCGTCAACCGGCTCGTGATCAACAGTGGGTATGTGAAGATCGATGCAGGAGATCGGGTGGCATGGGCTGGCAATCCCTCCTTCGACGCAAGCACATTCGAGGTATGGGCACCGCTGCTTAACGGTGGTTGCATTGTTGCCATGCATGCGGCCACCGTCAGGGATACTGCTAATGTTGCCCGGGCGCTTGAACAGCATCGGGTGACGTCACTGTTTCTGACAACAGCATTATTCAACCAATATACATCCTCGATTGCTCCGACTTTGGCGCAACTGAAGCACCTCCTCTGTGGGGGTGAGCGCAGTGATCTTGCCTCGTTTCTGAGATTGCTGAAAGAAAAGGGGCCCGTACGTCTTATTCACTGCTACGGCCCGACTGAGACGACCACCTTCGCAACGTTCTGGACTTGCCCGGCTGATTTCAAGGGGTCGGTGGTCCCAATCGGGCGCCCAATTGCCAACACGCGGGTGTACCTGCTGGATGGCCATGGCGCGCCGGTGCCGTTCGGGGCGGTGGGCGAGCTTTACATCGGCGGGGCGGGGGTGGCGCGGGGCTACCTGAACCGCCCTGAGCTGACGGCGGAGCGGTTCATCGCCAGCCCCTTTGTGGACGGCGACCGGCTGTACCGGACCGGCGACCTGGCACGCTACCTGGCGGGCGGCAATCTGGAGTTTTTGGGGCGCAACGACGACCAGGTGAAGATCCGCGGCTATCCGCATCGAGCCGGGCGAGATCGTCGCGCGGCTTTGCGAGCACGCCTGGGTGCGCGAGGCGGTGGTGGTGGCGCGCCAGAGCGGCGGCGGTGA